A single window of Rubripirellula lacrimiformis DNA harbors:
- a CDS encoding excinuclease ABC subunit UvrA, with protein sequence MPRNALVVFTGISGSGKSSLAFGTLFAESQRRYLDSVSPYARRLIDQVGEPDVDAIDGLPPAVALQQQRGTPSARSSVGSVTTISNGLRMLYSRAGQYPRGQKILYADSFSPNTPEGACPRCHGIGRVFEVTEKLLVPDDTKSIREQAIAAWPPAWQGQNLRDILVSLGHDIDKPWKKLPKKTRDWILFTDETPVVPVYTRSGLSEAGDPQQSAAPRYMGTFTSARRYVLHSFTTTQSHRTKKRVSQFMQISQCPDCDGKKLKRESLSVKFAGLDIGELSQLTLTELAVRLRDAADAKPSASDLHREKAIVAQRIASDILARVEALTNLGLGYLSLQRSTPTLSPGELQRLRLATQIRSQLFGVVYVLDEPSAGLHPADTKALLGALDELKQSGNSLFVVEHDVSVIEHADWIVDIGPQAGTHGGEVVYSGPLDGLREVKESHTAKCLFSPQPESQHALRQPTGWLKLQQVQRNNLCGLDADFPLGVLTTVTGVSGSGKSSLVSQAVVELVGEALGQKKEVDAPEGEADLLEQELETSTGGSIVDGMDHVRRLITVDQKPIGRTPRSNLATYTGLFDHVRKLFALTRKAKSRRYDAGRFSFNVAKGRCPNCEGAGFVSVELLFLPSVYTPCPVCRGQRYNDATLEVTYRDKNIAEVLDLTVESAHAFFADETPVLRALDALLHVGLGYLRLGQPATELSGGEAQRIKLASELQRAQRGDTLYVLDEPTTGLHPADVSMLMSQLNGLVEAGNTVIMVEHDMQVASNSDWIIDIGPGAGDKGGRIVAQGPPAKVAKSKKSRTAPFLCR encoded by the coding sequence TTGCCTCGGAACGCCCTCGTTGTCTTCACGGGGATCTCGGGTTCGGGAAAGTCTTCGCTGGCCTTTGGCACGTTGTTCGCCGAATCGCAGCGTCGGTATCTCGATTCGGTATCACCCTACGCACGCCGATTGATCGACCAGGTGGGGGAACCGGACGTCGATGCGATCGATGGGTTGCCGCCCGCGGTGGCGCTCCAACAGCAGCGGGGAACCCCGTCGGCGCGTTCATCGGTGGGCAGCGTCACGACGATCTCCAACGGCCTCCGCATGCTGTATTCGCGTGCCGGTCAGTATCCTCGCGGCCAGAAAATTCTGTATGCCGATTCGTTTTCGCCGAATACGCCCGAGGGGGCATGTCCCAGGTGTCACGGCATCGGTCGGGTGTTCGAGGTAACGGAAAAGTTGTTGGTTCCCGACGACACCAAGTCGATTCGAGAGCAGGCTATTGCCGCTTGGCCGCCGGCCTGGCAGGGCCAAAACCTGCGTGACATTCTGGTTTCGCTCGGTCATGACATCGACAAGCCGTGGAAGAAGTTACCCAAGAAGACTCGCGACTGGATTTTATTTACCGACGAAACTCCCGTCGTTCCCGTCTACACACGGTCGGGCCTAAGCGAAGCCGGTGATCCGCAGCAGTCCGCAGCGCCAAGGTACATGGGGACCTTCACCAGCGCCCGTCGCTACGTGCTGCATTCGTTCACGACGACGCAGAGTCACCGCACCAAGAAACGTGTCTCGCAGTTCATGCAGATTTCACAGTGTCCGGACTGTGATGGGAAAAAGCTGAAGCGTGAATCGTTGTCGGTCAAGTTTGCGGGGCTGGACATTGGCGAATTGTCTCAATTGACGCTGACCGAACTGGCTGTGCGGTTGCGTGATGCTGCCGATGCAAAACCATCGGCAAGCGATCTGCATCGCGAGAAAGCGATTGTCGCCCAGCGGATTGCCAGCGACATTCTGGCCCGTGTCGAAGCGCTGACCAACCTTGGTTTGGGATACTTGTCACTGCAACGCAGCACGCCCACCCTATCGCCAGGCGAATTGCAGCGGTTGCGATTGGCCACTCAAATTCGCTCGCAACTCTTCGGCGTCGTCTACGTTCTTGATGAACCCTCGGCGGGTCTGCATCCGGCCGACACCAAGGCACTGTTGGGGGCCTTGGACGAACTGAAACAGTCTGGCAATTCGTTATTTGTCGTCGAGCACGACGTCAGCGTGATCGAGCATGCGGATTGGATCGTCGATATCGGACCGCAGGCAGGGACCCACGGCGGCGAAGTGGTTTACAGTGGCCCGCTAGACGGTTTGCGTGAAGTCAAAGAGTCGCACACGGCCAAGTGTCTGTTTTCGCCCCAACCCGAATCCCAGCACGCGCTGCGCCAGCCCACGGGCTGGCTGAAGTTGCAGCAAGTCCAGCGGAACAATCTTTGCGGTCTAGACGCCGATTTTCCGCTTGGCGTGCTGACGACCGTTACCGGCGTGTCGGGTTCCGGGAAATCGAGCTTGGTCAGTCAGGCAGTGGTCGAACTGGTCGGCGAAGCGCTCGGTCAAAAGAAAGAGGTCGATGCTCCCGAGGGCGAAGCCGACCTGTTGGAGCAAGAGCTAGAAACGTCGACCGGCGGAAGCATCGTCGACGGTATGGATCATGTCCGACGTTTGATCACCGTCGATCAGAAACCGATCGGTCGAACGCCTCGATCGAACCTAGCCACCTACACCGGTTTGTTCGATCACGTCCGCAAGTTGTTTGCGTTGACTCGCAAAGCAAAATCCCGTCGATACGATGCCGGTCGGTTTTCGTTCAATGTTGCCAAGGGACGCTGTCCGAACTGCGAAGGGGCGGGCTTCGTCAGCGTTGAATTGTTGTTTCTGCCTAGCGTCTATACGCCGTGTCCGGTTTGTCGCGGGCAACGTTACAACGATGCCACGCTTGAAGTCACCTATCGGGACAAGAACATCGCCGAAGTGCTGGACCTGACCGTCGAATCGGCACACGCATTTTTCGCGGATGAAACACCGGTGCTGCGTGCACTCGATGCCCTGTTGCACGTCGGTCTCGGCTACCTGCGTCTTGGTCAGCCTGCGACTGAGTTGTCGGGCGGCGAGGCGCAACGAATCAAGCTGGCGTCCGAGCTGCAGCGTGCACAGCGTGGCGACACTCTGTACGTCCTGGATGAACCAACCACGGGGCTGCATCCGGCGGACGTGTCGATGTTGATGTCTCAGTTGAACGGGCTGGTGGAGGCGGGCAACACCGTCATCATGGTCGAACACGACATGCAGGTTGCCAGCAACAGTGACTGGATCATCGACATCGGGCCTGGGGCCGGCGATAAGGGCGGGCGGATTGTCGCCCAGGGGCCACCTGCGAAAGTCGCCAAGTCCAAGAAGAGCCGGACCGCACCGTTTCTGTGTCGCTAG
- the rho gene encoding transcription termination factor Rho produces the protein MAKKKRSNRNRNGSGGSGNGNGPNHGGGQGGGGGGGQGQGGGGGQNGKPRVRRRRRGGGGGGGGGGGNGNNQNGGVDREPEISNDAPLLEGEGILELHPNGYGFLRTTENNYSRERSDPFVPGTMIEKFGLRQGVQIKAMVQEARRQQGPRVREILDVDGIKPEDYPEVPNFDTLTAINPEKWLRLERGQRPVTNRVIDLLAPMGLGQRALIVAPPRSGKTIMLQDIATGMAENHPNVKLMVLLIDERPEEVTDMKRNIVNGEVIASSLDMDVESHVRLSQLVIDRAKRLAEMGQDVFLMLDSITRLARAFNKWVGRSGRGGATMSGGLDIKAMDVPKKLFATARAFQEGGSLTIVGTCLVDTNSRMDEAIFQEFKGTGNMELVLDRRLADRRVWPSIDISQSGTRREELLHDEETYEAVTMLRRTLSSMHPCDAMEQLTKQLGRFVSNDEFIKLISGAKTSL, from the coding sequence ATGGCGAAAAAGAAACGCAGTAATCGCAATCGGAATGGTTCCGGTGGTTCGGGCAACGGTAACGGGCCCAATCACGGCGGAGGCCAAGGTGGTGGCGGCGGTGGTGGCCAAGGCCAAGGCGGTGGCGGTGGCCAAAACGGAAAACCTCGTGTTCGTCGTCGTCGCCGAGGCGGTGGTGGCGGAGGCGGCGGTGGAGGCGGCAATGGCAACAACCAAAACGGTGGTGTCGATCGCGAACCAGAAATCTCCAACGATGCTCCGCTGCTAGAAGGCGAAGGCATTCTGGAACTGCATCCCAATGGTTACGGATTCCTGCGGACCACCGAAAACAACTACTCTCGCGAACGAAGCGATCCATTTGTGCCGGGCACGATGATCGAAAAGTTCGGGCTCCGACAAGGTGTCCAGATCAAAGCGATGGTCCAAGAGGCACGCCGCCAACAGGGACCGCGAGTTCGCGAGATCCTGGACGTGGACGGCATCAAGCCCGAGGATTATCCGGAAGTCCCGAACTTCGACACTCTGACGGCCATCAACCCAGAAAAGTGGCTGCGTCTTGAACGCGGTCAGCGACCGGTCACCAACCGTGTGATCGATCTTCTGGCTCCGATGGGACTGGGCCAACGAGCCTTGATCGTCGCCCCGCCCCGCAGCGGTAAAACGATCATGCTGCAGGACATCGCGACTGGGATGGCAGAGAATCATCCCAACGTCAAATTGATGGTGCTGTTGATTGACGAGCGACCCGAAGAGGTCACGGACATGAAGCGGAACATCGTCAACGGCGAAGTCATCGCTAGCAGTCTGGATATGGACGTCGAAAGTCATGTTCGGCTTAGCCAATTGGTCATCGATCGGGCGAAACGCTTGGCCGAAATGGGCCAAGATGTGTTCCTGATGCTCGATTCGATCACCCGATTGGCTCGTGCCTTCAATAAGTGGGTGGGGCGATCCGGTCGTGGCGGAGCAACCATGTCGGGTGGTTTGGACATCAAGGCGATGGACGTGCCGAAGAAATTGTTCGCCACCGCTCGCGCCTTCCAAGAAGGTGGTTCGTTGACGATCGTGGGCACCTGCCTGGTCGATACGAACAGCCGGATGGACGAAGCGATTTTCCAAGAGTTCAAGGGGACCGGGAACATGGAATTGGTCCTGGATCGCCGCTTGGCCGATCGCCGCGTTTGGCCTTCGATCGACATTTCGCAGAGCGGTACCCGCCGCGAAGAATTGTTGCACGACGAAGAAACCTACGAAGCGGTCACGATGCTGCGACGAACGCTCAGTTCGATGCACCCCTGCGATGCCATGGAACAATTGACCAAGCAGTTGGGGCGGTTTGTCAGTAATGATGAATTCATCAAGCTGATCAGCGGTGCAAAAACATCGCTGTAA
- a CDS encoding (2Fe-2S) ferredoxin domain-containing protein has product MKDDAGARKSAAESPADRSGADRLAPLPKPDLKSARSRSKKLGLGPGQKVILMCMDRKTAKCASGKEMAAAWKHLKSRMKQWGLKSSKSNDSVRAMRVAVGCIGVCRGGPIMAVMPDGLWYGSCTPQVIDRILKEHVIDGRPVTSHLISPIDLA; this is encoded by the coding sequence GTGAAAGATGACGCCGGAGCACGCAAATCGGCCGCTGAGTCGCCCGCTGACCGCAGTGGGGCAGACCGCTTGGCCCCGTTGCCGAAGCCCGATTTGAAGTCTGCTCGCTCTCGGTCAAAAAAGTTGGGACTCGGTCCCGGCCAGAAAGTGATCCTGATGTGCATGGACCGAAAGACGGCCAAATGTGCCAGCGGGAAAGAAATGGCGGCCGCCTGGAAACACTTGAAGAGCCGGATGAAACAGTGGGGGCTGAAGTCATCGAAATCGAACGATTCGGTTCGTGCCATGCGAGTCGCGGTCGGCTGCATTGGAGTTTGCCGGGGTGGTCCGATCATGGCGGTGATGCCCGACGGCTTGTGGTACGGATCCTGTACGCCGCAGGTGATCGACCGGATTTTGAAAGAACATGTGATCGACGGACGACCGGTGACGTCGCATCTGATCTCGCCGATCGATCTGGCGTGA
- a CDS encoding ferritin-like domain-containing protein: MANQELIAHLNEILKHEWTGVAQYSQASFIVEGVWREVYADKFIGDAKESFGHAQLIGNKIVALGGVPVATRNEIKQSRDLFEVLQFSLEFEAKAVEMYEKALELAEGNRALVVFLEDILNDEQEGVDEYTKLLRDTSTASAANSARKSG, translated from the coding sequence ATGGCTAACCAAGAATTGATCGCGCACCTGAACGAAATCCTGAAGCACGAATGGACTGGCGTCGCCCAGTACTCGCAGGCCAGTTTCATCGTCGAAGGCGTTTGGCGCGAGGTTTACGCAGATAAGTTCATCGGCGATGCCAAGGAATCGTTCGGTCACGCTCAATTGATCGGCAACAAGATTGTCGCGTTGGGCGGTGTGCCAGTCGCCACTCGCAACGAAATCAAACAGTCTCGCGACCTATTCGAAGTGTTGCAGTTCAGCCTGGAATTCGAAGCCAAGGCCGTGGAAATGTACGAAAAGGCGCTGGAACTTGCCGAAGGAAATCGTGCCCTGGTGGTCTTCTTGGAAGACATTCTCAACGACGAACAAGAAGGCGTCGACGAGTACACCAAGTTGCTGCGTGACACCAGCACCGCCTCAGCAGCCAATTCGGCACGCAAATCGGGCTAG
- a CDS encoding DUF255 domain-containing protein: protein MKAVALTLMTTIAMTLMVASPANAEIAWQTNLRTAHAKAQAEGKLLLLHFFTDNCVWCDRLEEGAFLDPSVNSAIEEKFVAVKVHAGQSPKLAEMFKVTKFPTDVVVNIEGKTLSHGVSPQQPDRYIAMLVGAVRSAPTPAAPGSPMIAGTPAAAPPAGAPAYAVAAKPTETAAAPVGPKSPPASTAASWELPSGPNAIAAKNRLVSNSTEGLSLAMPGDVASPSPAKAVESSKPANTSVAAAKPAASKPAAAKSSSHQPELAMDGYCAVTVVDDAEWVEGSPEFGVIHLGKLYLFSSDAKKKKFLAQPVPYTPVLNEIDVVRFFEEQVIVPGKREWAMQDPFNKRMFFFADKASMLHFENTYERYVDAAIDVMDKAVKESNPGS, encoded by the coding sequence ATGAAAGCGGTAGCCCTAACCCTGATGACCACCATCGCAATGACGTTGATGGTCGCCAGCCCTGCCAACGCTGAAATCGCTTGGCAAACGAATCTTCGCACCGCACACGCCAAGGCCCAGGCCGAAGGAAAGCTGTTGCTGCTGCACTTCTTTACCGACAACTGCGTCTGGTGCGACCGGCTAGAAGAAGGCGCGTTCTTGGATCCGTCGGTCAACTCTGCGATCGAAGAGAAGTTTGTGGCGGTCAAGGTGCACGCCGGCCAAAGCCCCAAGCTGGCCGAAATGTTCAAGGTCACGAAATTCCCGACGGATGTTGTCGTTAATATCGAAGGCAAAACGCTGTCCCACGGCGTCAGCCCTCAACAACCCGATCGATACATCGCGATGTTGGTCGGTGCTGTCCGCAGTGCTCCCACGCCTGCCGCACCCGGTTCGCCGATGATCGCGGGCACACCTGCTGCTGCACCGCCCGCTGGTGCTCCTGCCTATGCAGTTGCCGCCAAGCCGACCGAAACCGCCGCCGCACCGGTTGGTCCCAAGTCACCACCCGCATCGACAGCCGCTAGCTGGGAATTGCCCAGCGGGCCCAATGCGATTGCCGCCAAGAATCGCTTGGTCAGCAACAGCACCGAAGGACTCTCTTTGGCCATGCCAGGCGATGTCGCCAGCCCGTCGCCAGCCAAAGCGGTGGAATCCTCCAAGCCAGCCAACACGTCGGTCGCCGCAGCGAAACCGGCTGCCAGCAAGCCAGCGGCCGCAAAGTCCTCGTCCCATCAACCTGAACTGGCCATGGACGGTTACTGTGCCGTTACCGTGGTCGACGATGCCGAGTGGGTCGAAGGCAGCCCCGAATTCGGAGTCATCCACTTGGGCAAGCTGTACTTGTTCTCCTCAGACGCCAAGAAAAAGAAGTTCCTGGCTCAACCGGTCCCCTACACACCCGTGCTGAACGAGATCGATGTGGTCCGTTTCTTCGAAGAACAAGTGATCGTGCCGGGCAAACGTGAATGGGCCATGCAAGATCCGTTCAACAAACGAATGTTCTTCTTTGCCGACAAAGCGTCCATGCTGCACTTCGAAAACACCTACGAACGCTATGTCGACGCCGCCATCGACGTCATGGACAAAGCCGTCAAAGAATCGAACCCCGGTTCGTAA
- a CDS encoding HEAT repeat domain-containing protein, whose protein sequence is MTTPLVRTTRLATAYRRYLNSADSPQFASDVDDHYCESTLTSLLRRGDVELRRASALSLGMLGDHSAIEPLGRALCDSDRGVRLAADDSFRALLVRDAAPMHHQQLLKVMHLNDGGEYAGALAPTMILVDQAPLYAEAHHQLAICWHGLENFFQAEAAYSACLWHCRYHYPAWQGLARCRLMLGDGEAAVSALKRSLDICPDLENARAQIRMIERKLRQANDS, encoded by the coding sequence GTGACTACACCCTTGGTCAGGACCACTCGACTAGCGACCGCCTATCGTCGTTACTTGAACTCCGCGGATTCGCCTCAGTTCGCTTCCGATGTGGACGATCACTACTGCGAATCCACTTTGACGTCGCTGTTGCGTCGTGGTGATGTGGAACTGCGGCGTGCGTCGGCCTTGTCTCTGGGCATGTTGGGAGATCATTCGGCGATTGAACCGCTGGGCCGTGCGCTCTGCGATTCGGATCGCGGAGTCCGGTTGGCGGCGGACGATTCGTTCCGCGCCCTGTTGGTACGCGACGCTGCTCCGATGCACCACCAACAATTGTTGAAGGTGATGCACCTGAACGATGGCGGTGAGTACGCCGGCGCACTTGCGCCGACGATGATCTTGGTGGATCAGGCTCCGTTGTACGCCGAAGCCCATCACCAACTGGCGATCTGTTGGCACGGCCTCGAGAACTTCTTTCAAGCCGAAGCGGCGTACAGTGCGTGTCTGTGGCATTGCCGGTATCATTATCCGGCTTGGCAGGGGCTAGCCAGATGCCGATTGATGTTGGGCGATGGCGAAGCGGCTGTGTCGGCGCTGAAACGCAGCCTGGATATCTGTCCGGATCTGGAGAACGCTCGCGCCCAAATTCGTATGATCGAACGAAAACTGCGCCAGGCCAACGATTCGTAA
- a CDS encoding CDP-alcohol phosphatidyltransferase family protein — translation MSKRVSHGLLDPFVGPCLQSLYPYLSIPKRFPPEGIVLVGHLSAIAGAIGFAFSTSTWWGGGLASAGVIGNHLADCVDGTHARRTGQCRNGGELLDHFTDPLSFAYWMIGIGVAAGSLQMALAAVVILFAIAVLTNIKAKLVGEFTLSAFGPTELKAILVGSGLTIALVHAFAPEWAVITTAIGFAALITVGAIQLPVQLYQSVRDVNQFGGQPDTSEWEVRR, via the coding sequence ATGTCGAAACGCGTTTCCCACGGTCTTCTAGACCCGTTTGTCGGTCCCTGTTTGCAATCGCTGTACCCGTACCTGTCGATCCCCAAGCGGTTTCCGCCGGAGGGCATCGTGTTGGTGGGACACCTATCGGCGATCGCCGGTGCGATCGGGTTTGCGTTTAGCACATCGACATGGTGGGGCGGCGGATTGGCCTCTGCCGGCGTGATCGGCAATCACTTGGCCGACTGTGTGGACGGCACGCATGCTCGACGCACCGGGCAATGTCGAAACGGTGGGGAACTGTTGGACCATTTCACCGATCCACTCTCGTTCGCCTATTGGATGATCGGCATCGGGGTGGCCGCAGGCAGTTTGCAGATGGCACTGGCCGCAGTGGTGATTCTGTTCGCGATCGCGGTCCTGACCAACATCAAAGCCAAGCTGGTTGGCGAGTTCACACTGTCCGCGTTCGGCCCGACCGAGCTGAAAGCAATCCTGGTCGGATCGGGCCTAACGATCGCGTTGGTGCACGCCTTTGCACCGGAGTGGGCGGTGATCACCACCGCTATCGGCTTTGCAGCGTTGATCACCGTCGGTGCGATCCAGTTGCCGGTCCAACTGTATCAGTCGGTGCGGGACGTGAACCAGTTCGGCGGCCAACCCGACACCAGCGAATGGGAAGTACGTCGATAG